TCTCCGGTCCATTCAAGGTCAACGGTGTTCCATTGAGAAGAGTCAACGCTCGTTACGTCATTGCCACATCCACCAAAATCGCCTTGGAGGGTGTCGACGTTGAGAAGTACAACGTCGCTTACTTCGCCAGAGAAAAGGTTACCAGAAAGCAAAAGGCTGAGGCTGGTTTCTTCGGCGAGcaggccaagaaggagatcCAGTCCGAGCGTGTCGAGGACCAAAAGGTTGTTGACAAGGCTTTGTTGGCTcagatcaagaagacccCATTGTTGAAGCAGTACTTGGCTTCCTCTTTCTCCTTGAAGAGCGGTGACAAGCCACACTTGTTGAAATTCTAAATTGATTCCTGTAAGATGGGTCCTCCTTTTTTTACGTACTTCTCTGTTTAGGGTTTCCACCTAAAGTGTATACAAATCTAATTTCACATCAAGTTTATCAATTGGCATAAAGCTGCGCTAGCGTTGCCCATATTCAGGTAAAGTCTACGAAGCACCTATAAGCCTCGTGAATTGTTTGGGCCTTGCTTTCGTGAGTAGAACGTTGTAATCGGTAGTCTCCTCCGGCAAGAATCTCACCGTACGTGACTACAagaggtttttgaagtcgtTGAAGTAAATAAAATGCACAGACACGTGTTAGGACGTACAAGATATGTGCCTTTGGGCTGGCTTCTCGCGCTCCTATGATTCGTCAGCTTCGACTGGGGCATACTCAAGCCCACAAACTTAAAATTAATCCAACAATATGTTTAATACTCCTTGAACAACCACAGAACCAGGCAGGAGATAAGCTGAAAGGGTCATATACAAATGCAAGCAATTCTCATTCAACAAAGTGGTTTCGTGGTCTAGTCGGTTATGGCATCTGCTTAACACGCAGAACGTCCCCAGTTCGATCCTGGGCgaaatcaattttttgCCGTTTTCGCTCGCTACTTATCTTATCTGAAACAATCTGTACAGTAGAGAGACCTACTGAATAGGAACCATGGCATACTACTTGGTGAGATCCACTGTTAAGTTCAGTTTTCACAGATCTTGGTATTTTTCCCTTTATACGCAGAAGTTAGTCTCCAAATCTGTGTGCGCACCAACAACGTATCAAGTTTACCACCCttgcaagaagaaagattGGTGTCCCGGCACAGCGTGTAAACATTTCACAGGCTGCTAGTAAAACATACTTTATGACTTTCGGCGCTTATTACACCATAATGAATGCTCTTCGCGGGGCACGTAATTTCGAGAAACATAATTACTAAAAAGAAATTACTACAAAAGCctttaaaaaaatttcagtAGTATAGAAAGAAccagcgatgagcttcagaGTTTTGCCTCCGAAAAAGGAGTTCTCATAACTAAAGTACCGCGTGATGTCTGAATTACTACCTCTAGCTACTTACAACTTGAAGGTTGAGCCTTACACCCCCACGCCTGCCATTGATGTCACTGTGCCAGTGACCGTTAGAATCACCTTGGCTGCTGTGGACCCAGAGGCAGTggacaaggaaaacaagccTTCCACTTTGAGAATTATCAAGAGAAACCCAGACttcgacgacgacgaggatGACATTCTAGGTGGCGACTTcgacgaagacgagctGGACAACGAGGAATccgacgaggaagaggcgcaggaggaggagaagcCCGCCAAGAAATCCAAGGGCAAGTCTAAGAAAcagcagaagaaggagcaggaagaagaagaggaggagtCCGAGGGATCTAtcgaggaagaggaggccGAGCTAGACGATGAGTTCCAAGAGTACGTTGTGCTGACTCTGTCGCCTAAGGTTCAATTCCAGCAGACCCTAGACTTGGTAATTGCACCTGAAGAGGAGGTTCAGTTTGTCCTCACTGGTTCATACCCAATCCACTTGACTGGTAACTACGTCAAGCACCCATTCGACCAGCCACAGTACGGAGACGACGACTCTGAGGAGGAAGACTCTGAGGAATACGACAGTGAGGAGTACGATCTGACCCCagacgaggacgagctGCTAGATGACTTGGAGGACGTCAGTGACGTCGAGAGCCGCATCGAGGAGCTAGTTCAGCAAGACGAgcagaagaacaagaacaaaaacaagaacaagaaaagaaagcaagacgaaaaagaagacGGTGACGAAGAGAAGGCGCCTGAGCAGCCTAAAgagaccaagaagaccaagaaggaggagccaaagaaggacaagaaggagaaaaaggtcgagttcaagaagaacctAGAAGAGGGTCCTTCCAAGAAGGCCGCCAAGGAGGCTGCCAAGGAGACCAAGCCAAAGACACAAGCACTAGAGGGCGGCATCATTGTCGAGGACCGCGTCGTTGGCCAGGGTAAAACCGCAAAGAGGGGATCCAAGGTCGGCATGAGATACATCGGTAAGCTCAAGAACGGCAAGGTCTTCGACAAGAACACCAGCGGTAAGCctttcaacttcaacttggGCCGTGGCGAAGTTATCAAGGGATGGGACATCGGTGTCGCCGGCATGGCTGTTGGCGGCGAACGTAGAATTGTTATCCCAGCTCCATACGCATACGGCAAGCAAGCCCTACCAGGCATTCCAGCCAACTCGGAGTTGACCTTTGACGTCAAGCTGGTTTCTATGAAATAAGCCTGCATCGGTGCTCATATATATAACTCTATACTGTGACATAGTTAATTGTTTTTCGCCAGGGAAGAACGCGGTGGCCTTCCGGATACTACCATAATCTGTGGCCTACCACGATGCCGAAAGATAGAATTTAGCCCTAGAAGAAACATTACGCTGAAGCCGCCTAGTGTGGGTCGTGCAGAGGCAGGGGTGTCACCCCGCCAGATATTCAAGTTCGCCAATAAGCCATCGAGATTAGAACAATGCAGCTTTACCGGTTGATATCGGCGGAATTAGCACATGCATATCTCATCGGGCCCTTCCTGTAGCACCTATATATATATTAATCACTGACCACGACATGGAACTAAAATATCATATCTCGTACCTAAGCCTCCGATATCCCCCTTCCTTGCACACCCACGTTTATCTCTATCGGTCGtggcaaagaaaagcccGACGTTTCAAGCTCTAGACCGAAATATTCTAAGCCCGAGCGATTATTTCACTGGGTTATATCGCTGCCATTTAGCGTCCAGAAGCCGAAATAAGTCTTTTCTTCCGGGCTAATTCTAGAAGTCAGCTAGCCGCCGATCCCTGAGCAGACCCTCAGAAGTCACAGGTTTTGCGCAAGCTCATAATTGAGAGCTCAGTTCCTTTGAGTACAGTCCCTGACATTCTCGTCAAATATCAGGCGTCGCAGGGGCCAAACAAAGCCGTAAACACCGCAGGGCCCAAAGGCACCAGAGAAGGAAGCGTCAACCGTTTCTTCCATATCACTGGAAACGAATCACATAGCTTTCCATCACGTTATCGGCTGATTCAACGTCCCTCGTACAGTGAGTGGTAAAATATTTTGGTGAATATAGAGCCATCACCGGAACGAAATTTTCAGGTAGGTACGgtaaaatatcaaaattttaCATTTCTCGACCCTAAGAGGCATATAAGTGAAGTGAGATCTGCAAACTCAGGGCAATTGATTTCGGTGTGCTCTATTGCGTTTGTGTGAATCGACCAAAGTCCATGCCTTTACTTTTCCGGCAGTTCAAGTCGCTTGCGAAGCCCTTCGCTTACATATCGAAGCTCTCAGCAAGACAACCCATTCATGTTATTCTGATTACAATCTCCCTGGCGGCTGTCGCATACTTGTCGGTGGTTCGCAGCTACTTCAATGGGTGGCAGCTGGACACCAAAAGCATTTTCGCGGGTAACAGTGACGCCGATCAGTTGCAAGACGAATGCATTCACTATCTGCACGCAGGTGATGCAGGCGCGTGGACAAAGCTGAGCGGCGAAGAAGTCGCTTCTGCTGTGTTCTCCGAGCACTACTATCTTACGCAACTGGACTTCAAGTCGCACAACCGCACCCTCAGCCTACCCGAGCTGGATAACGTTGTGGTTGAGAGCAATGGCACCAAGTTCGTTCTCCAGGAGAACCTGACGCTACCCAAAGTGCTGCATTCCAAGGACGGTACCACCTGGACACTGAGACCTCACCGCTTCAGACTCTAcgacatcaaaaatggtATCATCTCAACAATCAGCACTTTGCTTGGGAAAATTCAGGATGCTGAGATGTTTGACGTATTCATTATCGGTACTGCTTATGTTGCAATGCTGTACACTGTTGCAGGTCTCTTTCTCGAGAtgagaaagaaaaccgAGTCGAAATTCTGGATTGCACTGGCCGCCATTGTCGGTTCCACGAGTGCACTATGCCTCGGACTGTACACTAGTCAAGTACTGTTGGAGCTGCCTGTCACCGCTTTGAGTTTGATCGAAGGTATCCCCTTCGTTGTCGTCATTGTGGGCTTCAATCACAAAATTAGATTGGCGTCTTACCTCCTCAATTACTTAAAGAAGTACggcttttctcaaaagtATGACGCTTCTGAGCTAGTCTTCCACGCTATGTGCGAAGAAGGCGCTCGCTTGCTACAAGACCATTTATTATGCATAGTCGCCTTCCTAGGGTGCTCTCTCTACGCTCACGACCTCACAGCGCTTAGAAACTTTTGCATTTTGGCTTCATTGGTTCTTTTCTATGATTTGATCTTGACCTGCACATACTACGCTTCCGTACTGGCTCTaaagcttgaaattaaCATTATTCACCGTTCTACAATCATCAAGGAGACCCTCGAGGAAGATGGTGTTATTAAGAGCACCGCGGAGTCTGTATCTGTTGCTGAAACCCAATCGAAAGCTTCCATTCTCACTTCAAACACCAGTGTCATTCTACTGAAACTGCTCGTCGTTATCGGCTTCAtaagcttcaacttctaCAGCTTTGGTGCGAGATGGACATACCAGACGTTTTCAGCATTATACTCAAAGCCATCAGACCCTGTTCTACCAGACTTCATTTCAGGTAGCTTAGGAAAGAGCGGTTCGAGTAGTGTACTGATATCCTTGGTACCTGCACAGTACTACCAGCCAATGAAGGTATACTTTCAAGTCGAAGATTTGATCTTGTCTACTCTGCGTTATGTGAGTGTGTCCATCCGTGACAGATTTATCAGTAAACTTGTACTGTTTGCTCTAGTTGTGAGTGCGTCCATCAATATCTATTTATTGAACGCTGGAAGAATCCACACGGAGTTTACCGCTAAACAACTGCAGaaactcaacaaaaaaaaatcatctGCTGCCTCCAAACAACACGCTACCGAAAAAACTAACGGTAAGTCTGTAGCCCCTGCCCCAAAGAAACCTATTTCCCCTCCTTTGACATCTAAGTCATCAtccgaagaagaaagcgagAGCGACCTAGATGAGAAAACTGTGCGCCCTCTAGAGACCCTAGCAGAAATCATGAAGTCTGGGGGAGTCAAGAGCATGAACAACAGAGAAGTTGCTTCCCTAGTCGTCGGAGGCAAGTTGCCACTGTATGCATTGGAAAAGCAACTGGGTGACACAACGCGCGCTGTTGTCGTTCGTCGTCGCGCATTGGCTAGACTTGCTGACGCTCCTGTACTTGAAACCGACCGTTTGCCATACAGACACTATGATTACGACCGCGTTTTGGGAGCTTGTTGTGAAAACGTTATTGGTTATATGCCTCTCCCAGTAGGTGTCATCGGTCCCCTAGTCATAGACGGCGTTCCCTACCACATCCCAATGGCTACCACCGAAGGTTGCTTGGTAGCCTCCGCAATGCGTGGATGCAAGGCTATCAACGCTGGTGGTGGTGCCACTACCGTTCTAACTAAAGATGGTATGACTAGAGGCCCATGTGTCAGGTTCCCAACACTGGCAAGAGCTGGCGCTTGCAAGATCTGGCTtgactctgaagaaggTCAAAATAGGGTCAAGAAGGCTTTCAACTCCACGTCCCGTTTTGCCCGCTTGCAGCACTGTCAGACCGCCTTAGCAGGCGACTTGTTGTTTATTCGTTTCAGGACTACTACTGGTGATGCTATGGGCATGAACATGATTTCCAAGGGTGTCGAATTCTCCTTGAAGCAAATGGTTGAAGAATTCGGCTGGGACGACATGTCAATTGTTTCCGTGTCAGGCAACTACTGTACAGACAAGAAGCCAGCGGCAATTAACTGGATCGAAGGTCGTGGTAAGAGTGTTGTTGCCGAAGCTATCATTCCTGGTGACGTGGTGCgcaaggttttgaagagcgATGTCAAGGCTTTAGTTGAACTGAACATTTCCAAGAATCTGATTGGATCAGCCATGGCTGGCTCTGTCGGTGGTTTCAACGCCCACGCTGCCAATTTGCTAACTGCTGTTTATTTGGCCCTGGGACAGGACCCTGCGCAGAACGTGGAGAGTTCTAACTGTATCACGTTGATGAACGAGGTCAACGGCGATCTTAAGATCTCTGTGTCCATGCCTTCGATCGAGGTGGGCACTATCGGTGGCGGTACCATTCTGGAGCCCCAGTCTGCCATGTTAGACCTGCTAGGTGTCCGCGGACCACATCCTACGGCTCCCGGAGACAACGCACGCCAACTGGCTAAGGTTGTGGCTTGCGCGGTTCTTGCCGGTGAACTTTCTCTGTGTTCCGCGCTGGCCGCCGGCCACTTGGTGCAGAGTCACATGATTCTAAACCGTGGAAAAAGCACGCCAGCGACCCCGGCAACCCCGGCGACCCCTCAAGAGGGCGTCAAGCGCCTCAAAGAGGGCGCCGTCAATTGCATCAAATCGTAATATTAGCATCGACCCTTAAAATACACGCGAAAATATGTACTAATATCTGCAAACCCTGGCGCAGATTCCTATTTAATAAATCCCTCCGATTCTTGTGAATTTCTGAGTTCAACGAACGTAGTTAAAACGTGCCATAAACTGTGTACCGGCTATATGCGTAGAAGTGTATGTCTATAAAACCCAAGCCAGCTGGGGATATAAGGAGGAGGCGTACGAAGCCGTGCATTAAGCTGGTGCCCACTCGAGTTCGTCGTCGTCCGTGGATTGAAGGTAGCCTGAATCCTCGGCTGTTTGCGCGAACACAGAGTCATCTGGAATGATCTGCACGATGCTGTTGTCGTCGATTGACTCCAACGCAACAGTGCCGTTACTGAACTTGTGAAGCCATAGCTCCGCGTGATTGCACATAAAATCGCCGACGGGCTGCGTGGTATCCACTGGGATGGGGAAATCTTGGTCGAATCTAACAATGCACATTCCGGAGGCGACACTGGCACAGAAAACGGAAAACAACACTGAGAACTTCATAGTAATTTTGGTAGCTAAGAGAGGGATTATCCAGTAGAAATCAAGGTAGAAAAAAGGGATTGATTGATGAATGATTTTGATATAAGCTGGGTCAGTCTGATAGAGCAAATCTTGCCTGGTACTTATACGCCTGGTCGAAACCCTGAGTTTGCCGTAAACTAAATGGGTAATATTCGGCAAACGACGAGCAAACCAAGATCTGCGTTTGCGAGATTCCCAACAATCGGcaacaacttcttgatTCACGCaccttctttgagctcacTAAGAGCCCTCCTATGCGGCCATCTAGCGTGGGGCTCCGCCAAGCTCCTTTCTGTGCTGTCATGTCGCCGGAAAATCGTTATTTCGTCATGCGAAATCATGCAAGCAGATGTTTCGTTTCCATAGCCACCGAGAATTTGATTCATGCAGAGGAGACCTTTTGGGTGCCTTGTGTATCAGAAATTGGTTGAAAGGCCCGCTGGTACGATTTTGCCCGGCAATCAAAGGCGCGTTGAGACGCACTGCGTAGAGCAAAAGGGAGCGCAGCGACCCTGTAAGCCCGCGTTAGAGCGCAAATCATGTTGTTGGAACCGAGGGACATGCGACAGCGCGGCAAGGGGCAGGGCTATGCGCCGCGCAGAGCGTTAAACGAGACAGCGAGCAGGCGGGGGCGGGCGATCAAACACGTCTTTCTGCCGGCGGCCGCGGGATGGAAAAGCCGTTATCACGTGAGGTGGCAAATTTACGTACAGAGACAAACCCACGCAGGGAGTAACATTCCCCTTCGAAAGCATGCATACGTGATAAGTGAAGCAGGCCCCTCAAGTCACATGACAGAGAcagatcacgtgatcgtGGCTTGCACGTGGCACGAAGTGTCTGTTCCCTAGGTCACGTGTTCACAGACCTGCATGTGACATGGAAGACGACTGGaatggtcacgtgacggGGTCACAATCTCATCGTCACACTACACGCTCAGGGGCACGTGACCAGCACACCATTGCCCTGAACATCCTCACAAACGAAGGGCCTGGCCCGCCCTCTAGGCCTGGCCCGAATTGCGCGGAATCCAAAAAAAGATACTCGGCAGACAACACACCGGTCAAAGCCGCTCCGTCCTAGTCCGGCGCCCACCGGCTGCAGTCGGCTTCTTGCCAGTGGGTCCGAGGCCCGCCCCGCGCCATGTCAGCAAAACCCGCAGCGCGCAAACCCAACAGTGCGCAAGCCCGCGGCACCCACTGTTGCGCTACCTGCCACCAGGGCGCGGGGCGAGGCCGAGCGCCAAGCCGCGGGCGGTCGGGAATTACCCGTCCAAAGGTTTGCATGCCCGTGACCATCTAAGAGCCTAACGCACTAACTCGCGGTCTGCACCCACGGTCCcacgcacgtgaccgcgcagcggtcacgtgcctcaAGACCCCTTTATGCCTCATGACGCAACTCCCACGGCGCGTCATCCGACGGCGCTGCATTGTCAAGCACCCATATGACCGTCCGTTACATTTTTGCGCAACGCAGATCTTTCCGCCCGTCGTGCCGCTACGGCTGTCTCTGGGCTCTCCCCTCGCCACACCTGCAAAATGTGCAATGCGGGGTAATTGCCGTGCGCCGATctgcgctcgcgcgccGTGCTCGGCACAGCAACAGAAACAAAGCCCTACTGTGGCCTCGGGCCAAGATAGGCAGTCCAGCCTCCACGCGTCCTGTGATTATTCAGAGCGCGCCTGTGCCTGCCGGAGAACCCCTAAGTCCGCATACAAGCTTCCGGAAAAATTCGCAGCTGCCCGCATTGATGAAACATGGCTCAGGAATGATTTTCCGGCGACAGACAGACGCGCCTTTTTACTTCTAGATTTGAAACGGCATTGGTCAAAAACGAACAgggaaaaaaaatcaacGAGGGTCAGAAaaatttaaaaaaaaaaaaattcacaaAAAAGGGTAGTTAGCCGATGAGGGCATCGAAGCTTCGGTACGTAAATTCGGCAGGCGTCTTTTGGCTTATTATTACTGCCATGCGCGATTGATTGGCAGTTTTCAGTCATAGGTAAACCGGGTTTCGAAGATAGGTTTTTTAGGCAGAGAGTCATAGCAGCAGGCAAGTCAAGTCGGCGAATTGTGCAGTAATACAAGTTCAACACAGGCTTCCTGGCGCACTCAGCAGATACATACGAACGTGGAGCGTGATCTGGACGAAACCGTAACCAACAGAGAGCGCGCAGATCCTAAAAGTGGGAGAATAGGGAATAGATACGGGGCGGGGTGATCTTGTCGTATGTGTGATTTGTTCGGCAGATCGATTGTTCCGTATAAGTCATCTCACAAAAGGATTTTTTTTGGGCATAGCGGTGCATCGTGGGAACAGAAGCACCAGCGCCAGTATCAGTCACAGCAGCAGGGCCAGCACCCACGCAAGGGCACCAGGAAGGCAGGAGAGGGCTGAATGTCCGGGTATGACATCGCGCAGGTGACACACAAGGGCGAGGACCGTGGTGGAGCGAGCAGCGAGGCGGGCGGCGAGACGGGCAGTGAAGCGGGCAGCGAGGAGGCCAGCAGGAACGGCAGCGCGGGCGGCAGTGGCAGT
This is a stretch of genomic DNA from Lachancea thermotolerans CBS 6340 chromosome D complete sequence. It encodes these proteins:
- the FPR3 gene encoding peptidylprolyl isomerase FPR3 (highly similar to uniprot|Q06205 Saccharomyces cerevisiae and to YML074c uniprot|P38911 Saccharomyces cerevisiae), which produces MSELLPLATYNLKVEPYTPTPAIDVTVPVTVRITLAAVDPEAVDKENKPSTLRIIKRNPDFDDDEDDILGGDFDEDELDNEESDEEEAQEEEKPAKKSKGKSKKQQKKEQEEEEEESEGSIEEEEAELDDEFQEYVVLTLSPKVQFQQTLDLVIAPEEEVQFVLTGSYPIHLTGNYVKHPFDQPQYGDDDSEEEDSEEYDSEEYDLTPDEDELLDDLEDVSDVESRIEELVQQDEQKNKNKNKNKKRKQDEKEDGDEEKAPEQPKETKKTKKEEPKKDKKEKKVEFKKNLEEGPSKKAAKEAAKETKPKTQALEGGIIVEDRVVGQGKTAKRGSKVGMRYIGKLKNGKVFDKNTSGKPFNFNLGRGEVIKGWDIGVAGMAVGGERRIVIPAPYAYGKQALPGIPANSELTFDVKLVSMK
- a CDS encoding KLTH0D16830p (no similarity) produces the protein MTQLPRRVIRRRCIVKHPYDRPLHFCATQIFPPVVPLRLSLGSPLATPAKCAMRGNCRAPICARAPCSAQQQKQSPTVASGQDRQSSLHASCDYSERACACRRTPKSAYKLPEKFAAARIDETWLRNDFPATDRRAFLLLDLKRHWSKTNREKKSTRVRKI
- the RPL6A gene encoding 60S ribosomal protein eL6 (highly similar to uniprot|P05739 Saccharomyces cerevisiae YLR448W); amino-acid sequence: MSAQKVPKWYPAEDVPVAKQSRKALRPQKLRASLVPGTVLILLAGRFRGKRVVYLKHLEDNTLLVSGPFKVNGVPLRRVNARYVIATSTKIALEGVDVEKYNVAYFAREKVTRKQKAEAGFFGEQAKKEIQSERVEDQKVVDKALLAQIKKTPLLKQYLASSFSLKSGDKPHLLKF
- a CDS encoding KLTH0D16808p (conserved hypothetical protein): MKFSVLFSVFCASVASGMCIVRFDQDFPIPVDTTQPVGDFMCNHAELWLHKFSNGTVALESIDDNSIVQIIPDDSVFAQTAEDSGYLQSTDDDELEWAPA
- the HMG1 gene encoding hydroxymethylglutaryl-CoA reductase (NADPH) HMG1 (similar to uniprot|P12683 Saccharomyces cerevisiae YML075C HMG1 One of two isozymes of HMG-CoA reductase that catalyzes the conversion of HMG-CoA to mevalonate which is a rate-limiting step in sterol biosynthesis localizes to the nuclear envelope overproduction induces the formation of karmellae) encodes the protein MPLLFRQFKSLAKPFAYISKLSARQPIHVILITISLAAVAYLSVVRSYFNGWQLDTKSIFAGNSDADQLQDECIHYLHAGDAGAWTKLSGEEVASAVFSEHYYLTQLDFKSHNRTLSLPELDNVVVESNGTKFVLQENLTLPKVLHSKDGTTWTLRPHRFRLYDIKNGIISTISTLLGKIQDAEMFDVFIIGTAYVAMLYTVAGLFLEMRKKTESKFWIALAAIVGSTSALCLGLYTSQVLLELPVTALSLIEGIPFVVVIVGFNHKIRLASYLLNYLKKYGFSQKYDASELVFHAMCEEGARLLQDHLLCIVAFLGCSLYAHDLTALRNFCILASLVLFYDLILTCTYYASVLALKLEINIIHRSTIIKETLEEDGVIKSTAESVSVAETQSKASILTSNTSVILLKLLVVIGFISFNFYSFGARWTYQTFSALYSKPSDPVLPDFISGSLGKSGSSSVLISLVPAQYYQPMKVYFQVEDLILSTLRYVSVSIRDRFISKLVLFALVVSASINIYLLNAGRIHTEFTAKQLQKLNKKKSSAASKQHATEKTNGKSVAPAPKKPISPPLTSKSSSEEESESDLDEKTVRPLETLAEIMKSGGVKSMNNREVASLVVGGKLPLYALEKQLGDTTRAVVVRRRALARLADAPVLETDRLPYRHYDYDRVLGACCENVIGYMPLPVGVIGPLVIDGVPYHIPMATTEGCLVASAMRGCKAINAGGGATTVLTKDGMTRGPCVRFPTLARAGACKIWLDSEEGQNRVKKAFNSTSRFARLQHCQTALAGDLLFIRFRTTTGDAMGMNMISKGVEFSLKQMVEEFGWDDMSIVSVSGNYCTDKKPAAINWIEGRGKSVVAEAIIPGDVVRKVLKSDVKALVELNISKNLIGSAMAGSVGGFNAHAANLLTAVYLALGQDPAQNVESSNCITLMNEVNGDLKISVSMPSIEVGTIGGGTILEPQSAMLDLLGVRGPHPTAPGDNARQLAKVVACAVLAGELSLCSALAAGHLVQSHMILNRGKSTPATPATPATPQEGVKRLKEGAVNCIKS